From a region of the Leptospira kmetyi serovar Malaysia str. Bejo-Iso9 genome:
- a CDS encoding adenylate/guanylate cyclase domain-containing protein: protein MIRVFKLITISFTFLSLLSCGYDSNLEILDLTNADWQATLGNHVKTKLEKSNSSGSSQIKKKNKEKESNEPENWKTISNFPVGFNALFEIPEQSGYHDVTVKAEFSVFPDSAFLRLPTAIYLPDVGENWQLYLNGTLIRNERFPQNPESTDLTPGIRRSLKSVTLPIPSGVLKEGKNTIFLYIIGEANLTPYVQNDHFGFYHASGYRISSFQQIYESTSEYFEVFLYGIYFIFGIYHILFYVTRRQDLYYLYFGIFSFVSSVYFFFSSNLIFQKFVNQNSEIDSTIFFRVEYASLMLILPSFFYFLKEYFYPKEMLKIVPAVLVTFLVGLSFLVLVSPFSWTHVALKLCQLTMIFFLFYILFFSIQTVRKRKADSHKMLAGIAGCIVFAVWDLLDSIFKIIGLHYPFFKIAYSLFIVTIISILVSRYIQLYKDAQLLNKELSNQKDAFYRFVPADFIRILDKESPVSISIGDNKEKSMTVLFSDIRNFTSISEAIQPSQTIAFLNSYLSEMEDLVYRTAGFVDKYVGDAVLALFADYNERVEKENFNSADNAVESAIRMVSAVQSGRMQENFSIPSPWNNLEIGIGINTGSLILGTVGSERRIDTTVIGDAVNLASRLQSLTSLYQSRILISHHTYLQLHRMSEIGMRMIDTVFVKGRNQPVDIYEVFESDPEDIKEFKIKTSDLLAEGISEYKSGKFEDASKIFKQLYREESRDNLSKIYLKRCKLYASKPPEDNWDGIFRFQNK, encoded by the coding sequence ATGATCCGGGTCTTTAAACTTATTACGATCTCCTTTACCTTTTTGTCCCTTTTGTCTTGCGGATACGATTCGAATCTGGAGATCCTGGATCTTACGAACGCCGATTGGCAAGCGACCTTAGGCAATCACGTAAAAACTAAATTAGAAAAATCGAATTCTTCCGGTTCGTCCCAAATCAAAAAGAAGAACAAGGAAAAAGAATCGAACGAACCCGAGAATTGGAAAACGATTTCCAATTTCCCGGTCGGCTTCAATGCACTTTTTGAAATACCGGAACAATCTGGTTATCACGACGTAACGGTAAAGGCGGAGTTTTCCGTTTTTCCGGATTCGGCGTTCTTGCGTTTGCCGACCGCGATTTATCTTCCGGACGTCGGTGAGAATTGGCAACTTTACTTAAACGGAACTTTAATCCGCAACGAAAGATTTCCGCAAAATCCCGAAAGCACGGATTTAACTCCAGGGATTAGAAGATCCTTAAAATCAGTAACGCTACCGATTCCTTCCGGTGTTTTAAAGGAAGGAAAGAATACGATCTTTCTGTATATAATCGGAGAAGCGAATCTTACGCCGTACGTACAAAACGACCATTTCGGATTTTATCACGCGAGCGGTTATAGAATTTCCTCGTTTCAACAAATCTACGAATCCACATCCGAATACTTCGAGGTCTTTTTATACGGAATCTATTTCATATTCGGAATTTATCATATACTTTTCTACGTAACCCGAAGACAGGATCTGTATTATCTTTACTTCGGGATTTTTTCGTTCGTTTCTTCGGTTTATTTCTTTTTTTCGTCGAATCTGATTTTTCAGAAATTCGTGAATCAGAATTCCGAAATCGATAGTACGATCTTTTTCAGAGTGGAATACGCTTCGTTGATGTTGATTCTTCCTTCGTTCTTCTATTTTTTGAAGGAATATTTTTATCCAAAGGAAATGCTGAAAATCGTTCCGGCAGTTTTGGTAACCTTTTTAGTGGGTTTGTCTTTTCTCGTTCTTGTTTCTCCGTTCTCCTGGACTCACGTAGCGTTAAAGCTCTGCCAACTAACGATGATTTTCTTTTTGTTCTACATTCTGTTTTTTTCGATTCAAACGGTACGGAAAAGAAAAGCGGATTCGCATAAGATGTTGGCGGGTATCGCGGGTTGTATCGTATTTGCGGTTTGGGATTTACTCGATTCCATCTTTAAGATCATTGGACTTCATTATCCATTTTTCAAGATCGCCTACTCGTTGTTTATCGTTACGATCATCAGCATTCTCGTTTCCAGATACATTCAACTTTACAAGGACGCGCAACTCCTCAACAAGGAACTTTCCAATCAGAAGGACGCATTCTATCGATTCGTTCCCGCGGACTTCATTCGGATTTTGGATAAGGAATCTCCGGTTTCGATTTCGATCGGAGACAACAAAGAAAAGTCGATGACGGTTTTATTTTCCGATATCCGGAATTTTACGAGCATATCGGAAGCGATTCAACCGAGTCAAACGATCGCATTCTTAAATTCTTATCTTTCCGAAATGGAAGACCTCGTATATAGAACCGCTGGATTCGTGGACAAGTATGTGGGAGATGCTGTGCTCGCACTTTTTGCGGATTACAACGAAAGAGTGGAAAAGGAGAATTTCAATTCCGCTGACAACGCGGTCGAGTCGGCGATTCGAATGGTAAGCGCGGTTCAATCGGGAAGAATGCAGGAAAATTTTTCGATTCCTTCCCCTTGGAATAATTTGGAAATCGGAATCGGGATCAACACCGGTTCCTTGATTTTGGGAACGGTCGGAAGCGAAAGGAGAATCGACACGACCGTAATCGGAGACGCGGTCAATCTCGCCTCGAGGCTTCAATCCTTAACTTCGCTTTATCAAAGTAGAATATTAATTTCTCATCATACGTATCTTCAACTTCATCGAATGAGTGAAATCGGAATGAGAATGATCGACACGGTTTTCGTAAAGGGAAGAAATCAACCCGTGGACATTTACGAAGTGTTCGAATCCGATCCCGAGGATATAAAAGAATTCAAAATCAAAACCTCGGATCTTTTGGCGGAAGGAATTTCCGAATATAAATCGGGTAAGTTCGAAGACGCGTCCAAAATTTTTAAACAACTCTATCGCGAAGAATCCAGGGACAATCTTTCCAAGATTTATTTAAAACGATGCAAACTCTACGCGTCCAAACCGCCCGAAGATAACTGGGACGGAATTTTTCGTTTTCAAAACAAGTGA